The Amaranthus tricolor cultivar Red isolate AtriRed21 chromosome 6, ASM2621246v1, whole genome shotgun sequence genome has a segment encoding these proteins:
- the LOC130814873 gene encoding MDIS1-interacting receptor like kinase 2-like: METLRKPLTLISLIVLATTFFSKSVEPCNPIDQEALLDVKHRITDDSPFHLLKTWVSTTDCCTSWAGVSCNTAGRVVNVSMSGLQDSPVFDIIDTTMVGTLSPFLGNLTYLEYLDLSNNKNLTGPIPTELGKLSNLMHLFLDTNQLTGSISISFGNLFKLKRLYLSNNQLTGSLDNDIFKSMPSLSELGLSENKFSGRIPTSIVNLIGLTKLDLNTNRFSGNIVADIGKLKKLTYLDLSVNNLAGSIPNSMGQLSQLNLLYLNDNSLSGSIPSSISQLGSLQFFRVYNNKINGVLPSSIGNLSKLERMYLDNNRITGNLPASLGNLVAATELIFKNNRFVGKIPETLGNLKNLTSLDLSENGLSGKIPATLAGFPASSFAANPGLCGAPLSPCKNR, translated from the coding sequence ATGGAAACTTTAAGAAAACCTCTCACCCTCATTTCCCTCATTGTCTTAGCAACTACGTTCTTCTCCAAATCAGTCGAACCATGCAACCCCATCGACCAAGAAGCCCTCCTTGATGTAAAACATCGAATCACCGACGACAGTCCCTTCCACCTTCTCAAAACATGGGTCTCCACCACTGATTGCTGCACATCATGGGCGGGCGTGAGCTGCAACACCGCAGGTAGGGTTGTCAACGTCTCAATGTCCGGCCTTCAAGACTCACCCGTGTTCGACATTATTGACACCACTATGGTCGGTACACTCTCCCCTTTCTTAGGCAACCTTACGTATCTCGAATACCTTGATCTTAGCAACAATAAAAATCTAACAGGTCCAATCCCAACAGAACTAGGCAAATTATCAAACTTAATGCATCTATTTTTAGACACAAATCAACTAACTGGCTCAATATCCATTTCATTCGGTAACCTTTTCAAACTCAAGAGACTCTATCTTAGTAACAATCAACTAACTGGCTCATTAGACAACGATATTTTCAAATCTATGCCATCTTTGTCAGAACTCGGCTTatcagaaaataaattttccggGCGAATTCCTACGTCGATTGTGAATTTGATCGGGCTTACAAAACTCGATCTAAACACGAATCGCTTCTCGGGTAACATTGTAGCTGATATTGGTAAGCTTAAGAAACTTACATACCTGGATTTATCTGTGAATAATCTGGCAGGAAGTATACCAAATTCAATGGGTCAATTATCCCAACTGAATCTGTTATATCTGAATGATAATAGTCTAAGTGGGTCGATTCCTTCTTCGATTAGCCAACTTGGTTCATTGcaattttttagggtttataaCAACAAGATTAATGGGGTTTTACCGAGTTCGATTGGGAATCTTTCGAAACTTGAGAGAATGTATTTGGATAATAATAGGATTACTGGGAATTTGCCGGCGAGTTTGGGAAATCTTGTTGCAGCAACTGAATTGATCTTTAAAAATAATCGTTTTGTAGGGAAAATCCCAGAAACTTTGGGGAATCTTAAGAATCTTACATCGTTGGATTTGTCTGAAAATGGGCTGAGTGGGAAAATTCCGGCAACTTTAGCTGGATTTCCTGCTTCTTCATTTGCTGCTAATCCTGGGCTTTGTGGTGCTCCTCTTTCTCCTTGTAAGAACCGATAA